From the genome of Caldisalinibacter kiritimatiensis:
TACTAAAGCAACAAAAGCCAGAGATGGCAATTCATATAAGTATTGTAACAGGCCTAATAATATTTTTGTTTGTAGTAACAAAGTTAAAGTACGTTGTTGATTTTTTAAGTAGCTTAGCTGATAGAATTAATATAGACTTTATATATTTTTCTACAATATTAAAAGTTATTGGTATAGCTTATATCGCTGAATTTGGTGCTCAAGTTTCAAGGGATGCAGGTGAAGAAGCAATTGCATCAAAAATAGAATTAGCAGGAAAGATATTAATTATGGTATTGGCAATACCAATAATGACAGCGTTAATTGATTTAATAGTTAAAATTATGTCCTAAGGTGTGAAATAGATGAAAAGAACGATTTTGATTGCTATAATTATAATTTTTATACCACATATAATATTTGGAATAGATAGTAGAATAGATGATGAAACTTCAACTGAAAGAATAATACAAGAACAAATAAAAGCTCTAAAATTAGATGAACTTCAGAAACTTATTAATGAAATAAACGAAAGAAGTAGTGAAGAACTACCTAAAATAAACTTTAAGCAATATTTAGTTTCTTTATTAAAGGGTGAGCAAGTGTTATCAAATGAAGAAATACTAAAAGTGATATTTAGGTTAGTTTGTAGTGAAATAGTTACCAATGCTGGTCTCATAGCAAAACTAATAATATTAGCAATTATCTGTGCTATTTTAACAAATATACAAAGTGCTTTTGAAAATAATACTGTAGGTGAATTATCTTATTATGTTTGTTATTTAATATTAATAGCTATAGTAATAAAGAGCTTTGCACTTGGACTTGAAATAGGTAGAAGCGTTATAGATGATATGGTAGTTTTTATGCAAGCTCTTTTACCAGTATTAATTACATTACTTTTAGCAGTTGGAGGAATAACCTCATCAGCATTATTCCACCCATTGATATTAGGTGCATTAAACGTTATCAGTACAATGATGAAGGATATTATTTTACCATTAATATTAAT
Proteins encoded in this window:
- the spoIIIAD gene encoding stage III sporulation protein AD; protein product: MEIIQVVGIGIIATVLAILLKQQKPEMAIHISIVTGLIIFLFVVTKLKYVVDFLSSLADRINIDFIYFSTILKVIGIAYIAEFGAQVSRDAGEEAIASKIELAGKILIMVLAIPIMTALIDLIVKIMS
- the spoIIIAE gene encoding stage III sporulation protein AE, with the translated sequence MKRTILIAIIIIFIPHIIFGIDSRIDDETSTERIIQEQIKALKLDELQKLINEINERSSEELPKINFKQYLVSLLKGEQVLSNEEILKVIFRLVCSEIVTNAGLIAKLIILAIICAILTNIQSAFENNTVGELSYYVCYLILIAIVIKSFALGLEIGRSVIDDMVVFMQALLPVLITLLLAVGGITSSALFHPLILGALNVISTMMKDIILPLILISAVIGIISKLSDKVQISRLAGLIRQGVVSIIGISLTIFLGVISIQGTATAKVDGVTIRTAKFAVDTFIPIVGGFLSDAMDTVVGCSMLLKNAIGIIGLIVLFIICAVPLIKIISLVIIYKITAVVIEPISDRRIVDSLSEVSKSFVIVFATVASVVIMFFMAITIIISAGNITVMMR